The proteins below come from a single Chryseobacterium capnotolerans genomic window:
- a CDS encoding SDR family NAD(P)-dependent oxidoreductase, translating to MKNLIGKVAVITGGNSGIGYTTAKRLKENGAQIIITGRRKEAIEKAAAELNATAMIADQSKLNDIENLVSQVKQQFGKVDILLINAGITKFSTIEQTTESLFDEIMNVNFKGAFFTLSRFIPLLNDGASVIMLSSTSATISPQSASIYAASKAAINAVVKIAALELASRKIRINAVSPGPIATEIMDKIGLNEELQNHLIQSIPMGRMGKAEEVADMIHYLTSENAGFLTGANFLVDGGQSI from the coding sequence ATGAAAAATCTAATAGGAAAAGTAGCCGTTATTACTGGTGGTAACAGCGGTATTGGCTATACCACAGCCAAAAGACTAAAAGAAAACGGTGCCCAGATTATAATCACCGGAAGACGGAAAGAAGCCATTGAGAAAGCTGCTGCCGAATTGAATGCAACAGCAATGATTGCTGACCAGTCGAAATTAAATGATATAGAAAATCTAGTCAGTCAAGTAAAGCAACAATTTGGAAAAGTTGACATCTTGCTTATCAACGCTGGTATTACAAAATTTTCCACCATTGAGCAGACAACGGAAAGTTTATTTGACGAAATCATGAATGTAAATTTCAAAGGAGCCTTTTTTACATTGAGTCGCTTTATTCCTTTACTTAATGATGGCGCTTCTGTCATCATGCTTTCTTCTACTTCTGCAACCATTTCGCCACAAAGCGCTTCTATATATGCCGCCAGTAAAGCCGCTATCAATGCAGTTGTAAAAATAGCGGCACTTGAACTGGCTTCGAGAAAAATACGCATTAACGCTGTAAGTCCAGGTCCCATAGCAACAGAAATCATGGATAAAATCGGTTTAAATGAAGAATTGCAAAATCATCTGATACAAAGCATTCCAATGGGAAGAATGGGAAAAGCAGAAGAAGTCGCTGATATGATCCATTATTTAACAAGTGAAAATGCAGGTTTTCTGACCGGAGCCAATTTTCTGGTGGATGGCGGACAATCTATTTAG